The following are from one region of the Escherichia sp. E4742 genome:
- a CDS encoding phage holin family protein, with protein MLSNLPGLLNVALCMVIVLTLFFYRRKDSTHKPLMSWLAWLLMLLYAIAPLSYLCGRPLATGWLDVFFNLLFCVLVIRARGNVTRIFPLLR; from the coding sequence ATGTTAAGTAACCTTCCCGGATTGCTGAACGTGGCGTTATGCATGGTTATCGTGCTGACGCTCTTTTTTTATCGACGTAAAGATTCCACGCATAAACCGCTGATGTCATGGCTGGCCTGGCTGCTGATGCTGCTTTACGCCATTGCGCCACTCAGCTATCTGTGTGGTCGCCCGTTAGCAACGGGCTGGTTGGACGTATTTTTTAATCTGTTGTTCTGCGTACTGGTAATACGTGCACGCGGGAACGTCACAAGAATCTTTCCATTGTTGAGGTGA
- a CDS encoding M15 family metallopeptidase yields MSGKFRFSRRSEKNLEGIKPQLVAVVRRALELTEVDFGITEGLRSKYRQKQLVAEGKSQTMNSRHLTGDAVDVVAYVGSQVSWDWPLYEKIAQAFKQAAAELGTAIEWGGDWKTLKDGPHFQLKR; encoded by the coding sequence ATGTCGGGTAAATTCAGATTCAGCCGTCGCAGTGAAAAAAATCTGGAGGGCATCAAACCACAGCTGGTTGCTGTCGTTCGCCGTGCGCTGGAGCTGACGGAGGTTGATTTTGGTATTACGGAAGGCCTGCGCAGTAAGTATCGCCAGAAACAGCTTGTCGCGGAAGGAAAAAGTCAGACCATGAACAGCCGCCACCTGACCGGTGATGCGGTGGATGTTGTGGCCTACGTTGGTAGCCAGGTGTCATGGGACTGGCCTCTGTACGAGAAAATCGCGCAGGCATTTAAGCAGGCTGCCGCAGAGCTGGGAACTGCCATCGAATGGGGCGGGGACTGGAAAACACTGAAAGACGGACCTCACTTTCAGTTGAAACGATAA
- a CDS encoding terminase small subunit — MKVNKKKLAEIFECDVRTITGWQSQGLRILSGGGKGIEAMFNTAEAIEWYAQREKDIENEKLRKELEDLRAAAESDLQPGTIDYERYRLTKAQADAQELKNAREEGLVLETELFTFILQRVAQEISGILVRVPLTLQRKYPDISPSHLDVVKTEIAKASNVAAKAGENTGRWIDDFKRTEGS; from the coding sequence GTGAAGGTTAACAAAAAGAAACTGGCAGAGATTTTTGAGTGCGATGTCAGAACAATCACTGGCTGGCAAAGTCAGGGGCTGAGAATTTTGTCGGGGGGAGGCAAAGGTATCGAGGCCATGTTCAATACTGCAGAAGCCATTGAGTGGTATGCGCAGCGGGAAAAAGATATCGAAAACGAAAAGCTCCGCAAAGAACTGGAAGATTTGCGTGCGGCTGCAGAATCAGATTTACAACCCGGCACCATTGACTATGAACGCTATCGGCTCACCAAAGCACAGGCTGACGCACAGGAGCTGAAAAATGCCCGCGAAGAAGGACTGGTGCTGGAAACGGAATTGTTTACCTTCATTCTGCAACGTGTGGCACAGGAGATTTCGGGGATACTTGTACGTGTGCCGCTGACATTACAGCGTAAATATCCGGATATTTCACCTTCACACCTTGATGTGGTGAAAACTGAAATCGCAAAAGCCTCCAACGTTGCAGCTAAAGCCGGTGAGAACACAGGCAGGTGGATTGATGATTTCAAACGCACAGAAGGCAGCTAA
- a CDS encoding phage terminase large subunit family protein — MISNAQKAANAAGAIATGLLSLNIPVPLTTVQWADQHYYLPKESSYTPGQWETLPFQVAIMNSMGNDRIRTVNLIKSARVGYTKMLLGVEAYFIEHKSRNSLLFQPTDSAAEDFMKSHVEPTIRDVPALLELAPWFGRKHRDNTLTLKRFSSGVGFWCLGGAAAKNYREKSVDVVCYDELSSFEPDVEKEGSPTLLGDKRIEGSVWPKSIRGSTPKIKGSCQIEKAANESAHFMRFYVHCPHCGEAQYLKFGDDATPFGLKWEKGKPETVYYLCEHNGCVVRQSDLDQTDGRWICDNTGMWTRDGLAFFSVGGEEMPPPRSVTFHIWTAYSPFTTWVQIVYDWLDALKDPNGVKTFINTTLGEPYEEAVAEKLSFELLLEKVCHYGAQVPLRVVYLTAGIDSQKDRYEIYVWGWAPGEEAFLIDKQIIMGRPEDEDTLKRVDAVIRKKYRHADGTEISISRVCWDTGGIDQDIVYQRSRKHGTFFVLPIKGASVYGKPVITMPKQRNQRGVFLCEVGSDTVKEMLYARFALPVVSASEAAPYVFRFPDNPDIFSEEEARQIVAEELVEKVVNGRVKLLWDKKGRRNEALDCLVYAYAALRISVQRWQLDLEALARARRDEQDDDEMSLEEIAAALSGG, encoded by the coding sequence ATGATTTCAAACGCACAGAAGGCAGCTAATGCAGCCGGTGCGATAGCTACAGGGCTTTTATCTCTCAATATTCCGGTTCCACTGACGACAGTTCAGTGGGCTGATCAACATTATTATCTGCCGAAAGAATCTTCATATACCCCCGGGCAATGGGAAACACTGCCGTTTCAGGTTGCCATTATGAACAGCATGGGAAATGACCGGATCCGCACCGTTAATCTGATTAAATCGGCGCGCGTTGGTTACACCAAAATGCTGTTGGGGGTGGAGGCCTATTTTATTGAGCATAAATCCCGTAACAGTCTGCTTTTTCAGCCAACAGATTCTGCGGCAGAAGATTTCATGAAATCTCATGTTGAGCCAACAATCAGGGATGTCCCTGCATTGCTGGAGCTGGCTCCATGGTTCGGAAGAAAGCATCGCGATAATACACTCACCCTGAAGCGTTTTTCCTCCGGCGTGGGTTTCTGGTGCCTGGGTGGTGCCGCAGCTAAAAACTACCGTGAAAAATCTGTGGATGTGGTCTGCTATGACGAACTCTCCTCGTTTGAACCGGATGTGGAAAAAGAAGGTTCGCCAACACTGCTTGGCGATAAACGTATCGAAGGTTCGGTATGGCCTAAATCCATACGCGGCTCAACGCCAAAAATTAAAGGTTCCTGTCAGATTGAAAAAGCCGCGAATGAATCTGCGCATTTCATGCGGTTTTATGTCCATTGCCCACATTGCGGGGAGGCCCAGTATCTGAAGTTTGGCGATGATGCGACGCCGTTTGGCCTGAAATGGGAGAAGGGTAAACCAGAAACGGTGTATTACCTGTGTGAACATAATGGTTGTGTGGTCCGTCAGTCTGATCTTGACCAGACCGACGGGCGGTGGATTTGTGACAACACAGGGATGTGGACGCGTGACGGTTTGGCATTTTTCAGCGTCGGTGGTGAGGAGATGCCGCCACCGCGCTCCGTCACTTTCCACATCTGGACGGCCTATAGTCCGTTCACCACCTGGGTACAGATTGTTTATGACTGGCTGGATGCGCTGAAGGATCCGAACGGCGTCAAGACGTTTATTAACACCACGCTCGGAGAACCCTATGAAGAGGCTGTGGCAGAAAAGCTGAGTTTCGAGTTATTGCTGGAAAAAGTCTGTCACTATGGCGCGCAGGTTCCCCTGCGGGTGGTTTACCTGACCGCCGGGATCGACTCCCAGAAAGATCGCTATGAAATTTATGTCTGGGGCTGGGCTCCCGGCGAAGAAGCCTTTCTGATTGATAAACAAATTATTATGGGGCGACCGGAAGACGAGGACACCCTTAAACGTGTTGATGCAGTGATCCGAAAAAAATATCGCCATGCTGACGGCACTGAAATTTCCATTTCCCGTGTCTGCTGGGATACCGGTGGTATCGACCAGGATATTGTGTATCAACGTTCCAGAAAACATGGCACTTTTTTTGTGCTTCCTATTAAAGGGGCGTCGGTGTACGGCAAGCCGGTGATCACCATGCCCAAACAGCGCAACCAGCGTGGTGTGTTTTTGTGTGAGGTGGGCTCCGATACTGTCAAGGAAATGTTGTATGCCCGTTTTGCCCTGCCGGTGGTATCTGCCAGTGAAGCCGCTCCGTATGTCTTCCGTTTTCCGGATAATCCGGACATCTTTTCGGAAGAAGAGGCGCGCCAGATTGTGGCAGAAGAGCTGGTGGAGAAGGTGGTTAACGGCAGGGTGAAACTGCTGTGGGATAAAAAAGGGCGACGCAATGAAGCCCTCGACTGCCTGGTATATGCCTATGCTGCCCTGCGTATTTCAGTTCAGCGGTGGCAACTGGATCTTGAAGCACTGGCCCGTGCCAGAAGAGATGAGCAGGACGATGATGAGATGAGCTTGGAAGAAATCGCGGCTGCGCTGAGTGGAGGATAA
- a CDS encoding phage head-tail joining protein, with protein sequence MVYTHEMLCDARRALHELMIGRAVVSVSKNGRQVQYSRATLGELRQYIEELESALGVSGRRRGPAGVGL encoded by the coding sequence ATGGTTTATACACATGAAATGCTCTGTGATGCCCGCCGGGCATTACATGAACTGATGATTGGACGTGCAGTGGTTTCTGTCAGCAAGAACGGGCGTCAGGTTCAGTATTCACGGGCGACGCTTGGTGAATTACGCCAGTATATTGAAGAGCTGGAGAGTGCGCTGGGCGTATCCGGACGGCGTCGCGGCCCGGCAGGAGTGGGGCTGTGA
- a CDS encoding phage portal protein, with the protein MGYSGGGTGFGGQLAEWLPAPESADVALLPSIQLGNARADDLVRNNGIAANAVEIHKDHIVGHMFRLSYRPNWRWLGMSEADSHAFIEDVEAAWMEYCDPVFGSMDVEGRRSFTEFIREGVGVHTFNGEIFVQPVWDTESTSLFRTKFKTISPKRVSTPGYGTGDRFMRAGVEINRYGKALAYHVQEDDWPGYGVSNWTRIAATLPSGRPGMIHVFQPQEDGQTRGANQFYSVMERLKMLDTLQATQLQSAVVRAMYAATIESTLDSEKAFEYIAGVGDGGKNPLNTIMKGYARYYATNTVKLGGVRIPHLYPGDSLNLQTAQNADNGFSELEKALLRYIAAGLGVSYEQLSRDYSQVSYSSARASANESWRYFMGKRKFVASRLASQMFACWLEEALIRGVIRPPKSRFSFWEARSGWCRAEWIGAGRMAIDGLKEVQEAVMRIEGGLSTYEKELALMGDDYQEIFRQQLRESQERQSAGLPRPIWIKDTFQQQIRQTTGEKGDAS; encoded by the coding sequence ATGGGGTATTCCGGAGGTGGTACCGGATTTGGCGGGCAGCTTGCGGAATGGCTGCCTGCACCGGAAAGTGCGGATGTGGCGCTGCTGCCTTCCATTCAGCTGGGTAACGCCCGTGCGGATGATCTGGTCCGCAATAACGGTATTGCCGCAAACGCCGTTGAAATTCATAAAGACCATATCGTCGGGCACATGTTTCGCCTGAGTTACCGGCCCAACTGGCGCTGGCTGGGGATGTCGGAAGCAGATTCGCATGCCTTTATTGAAGATGTGGAGGCGGCGTGGATGGAATATTGCGATCCTGTGTTTGGTTCGATGGATGTGGAGGGGCGTCGCTCGTTTACCGAATTTATTCGTGAAGGGGTGGGCGTTCATACGTTTAACGGTGAAATTTTTGTCCAGCCCGTATGGGATACGGAATCCACGTCATTATTCCGGACGAAATTCAAGACCATCAGCCCGAAACGTGTCAGTACACCCGGTTATGGTACCGGCGATCGTTTTATGCGTGCCGGGGTGGAAATCAACCGGTACGGAAAAGCACTGGCCTACCATGTTCAGGAAGATGACTGGCCCGGTTACGGTGTCAGCAACTGGACGCGGATTGCGGCGACGCTGCCCTCCGGGCGACCAGGAATGATCCATGTGTTTCAGCCGCAGGAGGACGGGCAGACGCGCGGGGCCAACCAGTTTTATTCTGTCATGGAGCGTCTCAAGATGCTCGACACACTGCAGGCTACGCAACTGCAGTCGGCGGTGGTGCGGGCGATGTATGCCGCGACGATTGAATCCACACTGGATTCGGAAAAAGCATTTGAATATATCGCCGGGGTGGGAGATGGCGGTAAAAACCCCCTGAACACCATCATGAAAGGCTATGCACGTTATTACGCTACCAATACGGTAAAACTGGGCGGGGTACGTATTCCGCACCTTTATCCGGGGGATTCACTGAATCTGCAGACAGCGCAAAATGCAGATAATGGTTTCTCTGAACTGGAAAAGGCGCTGTTACGTTACATCGCTGCCGGACTTGGCGTGTCCTATGAACAGCTTTCCCGTGATTATTCACAGGTCAGTTATTCCAGCGCCAGGGCATCCGCCAATGAATCATGGCGGTATTTTATGGGGAAACGAAAATTTGTGGCCAGCCGACTGGCATCACAGATGTTTGCCTGCTGGCTGGAGGAAGCCCTTATTCGCGGTGTGATCCGCCCGCCGAAATCCCGTTTTTCATTCTGGGAGGCCCGTTCCGGATGGTGTCGTGCCGAGTGGATTGGTGCCGGTCGCATGGCGATTGATGGCCTTAAGGAAGTGCAGGAAGCGGTGATGCGTATTGAAGGTGGTTTAAGCACATACGAGAAGGAGCTGGCCCTGATGGGCGATGACTATCAGGAAATATTCCGCCAGCAACTGCGTGAAAGCCAGGAGCGACAGTCGGCTGGTCTTCCCCGCCCCATCTGGATAAAGGATACGTTTCAGCAGCAGATCCGACAGACAACGGGAGAAAAAGGTGATGCGTCGTAA
- a CDS encoding S49 family peptidase, producing the protein MRRNLSHIAAMAFNEPLLLEPAYARVFFCALGKEMGAGSLVVPQLDVQLDADGMQLAVTDYMAGGQRPAKSYQVKNGIAILPVSGTLVHKLGTLRPYSGMTGYDGLTARLQMAVNDPDVRGILLDIDSPGGQAAGAFDCADMIYRLREQKPVWALCNDMACSAAMLLAAACTRRLVTQTAKIGSIGVMMAHTSYEKQLAQEGVDITLIYSGQHKVDGNSIQALPAGVRADFQRRIDEARRMFVDKVAIYTGLSSETVMNTEAAVYDGQAGIDAGLADQLINAADAVEVMVSALNDSVTKENAMTVKNLTVAEAVAQENQRVMGILNCQEAKGREQLAQMLAGQPGMTVEQAKTLLAAAPVAGTGSTGDQIMALPEAEGREQLAQMLAGQPGMTVKQAKAFLAAAPAASAAGTGDQIMALPEAKGREQLAQALVEQPGMTVDQAKTLLAAAPVAGSASIGNQIMALPEAKGREQLAQALAEQPGMTVEQAKTLLAAAPAASQPSQETLFDRFMAQHAASAVSGGGTAGRGEEDLLMSMP; encoded by the coding sequence ATGCGTCGTAATTTATCGCATATTGCTGCCATGGCATTTAATGAACCGCTTTTACTGGAACCCGCCTATGCGCGGGTTTTCTTTTGCGCGCTGGGTAAGGAGATGGGGGCAGGCAGCCTTGTTGTTCCGCAACTGGACGTTCAGCTTGATGCGGACGGCATGCAACTGGCGGTGACTGACTATATGGCGGGCGGTCAGCGTCCGGCAAAGAGCTACCAGGTGAAGAATGGTATCGCCATTCTGCCGGTGAGCGGCACACTGGTGCATAAACTGGGCACTCTGCGGCCTTATTCCGGCATGACCGGCTATGACGGCCTGACGGCCCGCCTTCAGATGGCGGTGAATGATCCGGATGTGCGCGGCATTTTGCTGGATATCGACAGTCCGGGCGGCCAGGCTGCCGGGGCGTTTGACTGCGCTGACATGATTTACCGTCTGCGGGAACAGAAACCTGTGTGGGCGCTGTGTAATGACATGGCCTGTTCAGCCGCCATGTTGCTGGCAGCAGCCTGTACTCGTCGGCTGGTCACGCAGACGGCAAAAATTGGTTCGATTGGCGTGATGATGGCGCACACCAGTTACGAGAAACAACTGGCACAGGAAGGGGTGGATATCACGCTGATTTACTCCGGGCAGCACAAGGTTGACGGCAATAGTATTCAGGCGTTGCCGGCAGGTGTGCGTGCGGATTTTCAGCGCCGTATTGATGAGGCCCGCCGGATGTTTGTCGACAAGGTGGCAATTTACACGGGGCTGAGTTCAGAGACGGTGATGAATACCGAGGCTGCCGTTTATGACGGTCAGGCAGGCATTGATGCAGGCCTGGCTGATCAACTGATTAATGCTGCAGATGCCGTTGAAGTGATGGTTTCTGCACTGAATGACTCTGTTACGAAGGAGAATGCAATGACTGTTAAAAATCTCACCGTTGCTGAAGCGGTGGCCCAGGAAAATCAGCGTGTGATGGGGATCCTGAATTGTCAGGAGGCGAAAGGGCGCGAGCAACTGGCACAGATGCTGGCAGGCCAGCCAGGTATGACGGTGGAGCAGGCGAAAACGTTGCTTGCAGCAGCGCCGGTTGCCGGTACTGGCAGCACGGGTGATCAGATTATGGCGCTGCCGGAAGCAGAAGGGCGTGAACAGCTGGCACAGATGCTGGCAGGCCAACCGGGGATGACGGTGAAGCAGGCGAAAGCGTTTCTGGCGGCAGCCCCTGCTGCCAGTGCTGCAGGTACAGGCGATCAGATTATGGCGTTGCCGGAAGCAAAAGGGCGCGAACAACTCGCACAGGCGCTGGTTGAACAGCCGGGAATGACTGTTGACCAGGCGAAAACGTTACTGGCGGCGGCACCGGTTGCTGGTTCAGCAAGTATTGGCAATCAAATTATGGCACTGCCCGAGGCGAAAGGGCGCGAGCAACTCGCACAGGCGCTGGCAGAACAACCGGGAATGACGGTGGAGCAGGCGAAAACGTTGCTGGCAGCCGCACCGGCGGCATCGCAACCGTCACAGGAAACACTTTTTGATCGCTTTATGGCACAGCATGCCGCCAGCGCGGTTTCCGGTGGCGGAACTGCCGGGCGTGGGGAAGAAGATCTGCTGATGAGTATGCCGTAA
- a CDS encoding head decoration protein — MIKTTTEKRADVRIFAGSDPAHTATATSGISAATPALTPLMVDDATGKLVVWDGQKAGTAVGVLALALAGTEPTLTYYKSGTFATESLVWPGSVDAVKKANAFVGSAISHA; from the coding sequence ATGATTAAAACCACCACGGAAAAGCGTGCAGATGTGCGCATTTTTGCCGGAAGCGATCCGGCGCATACCGCAACAGCCACCAGTGGTATCAGTGCTGCCACGCCTGCACTGACGCCATTGATGGTGGATGACGCCACCGGAAAACTGGTGGTCTGGGATGGTCAGAAAGCCGGAACGGCTGTGGGGGTGCTGGCTCTGGCGCTTGCCGGGACCGAGCCCACGCTGACGTATTACAAAAGCGGTACGTTTGCCACTGAATCGCTGGTCTGGCCTGGTTCGGTGGATGCGGTGAAAAAAGCCAACGCTTTTGTGGGAAGTGCCATCAGCCACGCCTGA
- a CDS encoding major capsid protein produces the protein MGLFTTRQLLGYTEQKVKFRALFLELFFRRTITFHTQEVMLDKITGKTPVAAYVSPVVSGKVLRSRGGETRVLRPGYVKPKHRFDYQQAVERLPGEDPARLNDPAYRRLRILTDNLKQEEQAIVQVEEMQAVSAVLQGKYTMSGEQFETVEVDFGRSAANNITQAGGREWSQQNNDTFDPTHDLDAYCDFASGTINIAIMDGTVWRMLNGFKLFREKLDTRRGSKSELETALKDLGSVVSFKGWYGDLAVVVAKTTYVDENGDEQRYLPEGTLILGNTQAEGVRCYGAIQDNQALSEGITSAIRYPKHWEEVGDPGCEYTMTQSAPLMVLPDPDAFVVVQVK, from the coding sequence ATGGGGTTATTTACCACGCGTCAGTTACTCGGGTACACCGAGCAGAAAGTGAAATTTCGTGCGCTGTTTCTGGAGCTGTTCTTTCGCCGCACGATCACTTTTCATACTCAGGAAGTCATGCTGGATAAAATTACCGGCAAAACGCCGGTTGCGGCGTATGTGTCTCCGGTGGTGTCAGGCAAAGTGCTGCGCAGCCGTGGTGGTGAAACCCGCGTGTTACGTCCCGGCTACGTAAAACCAAAACACCGCTTTGATTATCAGCAGGCGGTAGAACGTCTTCCGGGGGAAGATCCGGCCCGCCTTAATGACCCGGCCTACCGCCGTCTGCGTATTCTGACGGACAACCTGAAACAGGAGGAGCAGGCAATTGTGCAGGTGGAAGAAATGCAGGCAGTCAGCGCCGTTCTGCAGGGTAAATACACCATGAGCGGCGAGCAGTTTGAGACGGTGGAAGTGGATTTTGGGCGCTCTGCCGCCAATAACATTACACAGGCTGGCGGACGCGAATGGTCACAGCAGAATAATGACACCTTCGATCCGACGCATGATCTGGATGCGTACTGCGATTTTGCTTCCGGCACCATCAATATCGCGATTATGGACGGCACGGTCTGGCGTATGCTGAACGGTTTTAAACTGTTCCGTGAAAAACTGGATACACGCCGTGGCTCCAAATCTGAGCTGGAAACGGCACTGAAAGATCTGGGTTCCGTGGTTTCCTTTAAGGGCTGGTACGGCGATCTGGCTGTCGTGGTGGCGAAGACAACGTATGTTGACGAAAACGGGGATGAACAGCGTTATCTGCCTGAAGGTACACTGATTCTGGGAAATACCCAGGCGGAAGGCGTCCGTTGCTATGGTGCTATTCAGGATAATCAGGCGCTGAGTGAAGGGATCACCTCTGCAATTCGTTATCCGAAACACTGGGAGGAAGTGGGTGATCCTGGTTGTGAATATACCATGACGCAGTCTGCACCTTTGATGGTGCTGCCGGATCCGGATGCGTTTGTGGTGGTTCAGGTGAAATAA
- the gpFI gene encoding DNA-packaging protein FI encodes MTKEQMTERLQELAVILGREADISGSKADLEQRLAEWEEEAAGFDVGDTGAEEVDNNVSGDGMHSERGLVRVRMLKTAHMPACDAATGKMLMFARASSVVLVNEAAVPALLADGLAEKIRE; translated from the coding sequence ATGACAAAAGAGCAGATGACGGAACGCCTTCAGGAGCTGGCAGTGATTCTGGGGCGTGAAGCAGATATTTCAGGTTCAAAAGCCGATCTTGAACAGCGCCTGGCGGAATGGGAAGAGGAGGCCGCTGGATTTGATGTGGGGGATACAGGGGCGGAAGAGGTGGACAACAACGTATCCGGCGACGGGATGCATTCTGAGCGGGGACTCGTTCGGGTGCGCATGCTGAAAACGGCACATATGCCAGCCTGTGATGCAGCGACAGGAAAGATGTTGATGTTCGCCCGGGCCTCCAGTGTTGTGCTGGTTAATGAAGCTGCCGTTCCTGCATTACTGGCGGACGGTCTGGCAGAAAAAATCCGGGAGTGA
- a CDS encoding head-tail joining protein — MMFDNLFDQAMSDADDIILDTMGTEISIYPGGTERKIRAVFDAPADNTGMNTGSGEIRDTAPVLFTRSAWAAGLKKYDRVMIHGEPYQVLDPGWDESGTAGQGVITITLARGEPGRNTPSAPERPSKRYGSQRA; from the coding sequence ATGATGTTCGATAATCTGTTCGATCAGGCCATGAGTGATGCGGATGACATCATCCTGGATACGATGGGGACGGAAATCAGCATATATCCTGGCGGCACGGAAAGAAAAATCCGTGCCGTTTTCGATGCCCCGGCAGATAACACCGGGATGAACACTGGCAGCGGCGAAATTCGTGATACTGCGCCCGTGTTATTTACCCGGAGTGCATGGGCCGCCGGTCTGAAAAAATATGACAGGGTCATGATCCACGGCGAACCCTACCAGGTACTCGATCCCGGCTGGGATGAGTCAGGCACTGCGGGTCAGGGTGTGATTACCATCACCCTCGCGCGGGGAGAGCCGGGGAGAAATACACCTTCCGCGCCGGAACGACCGAGTAAACGTTATGGCAGTCAGAGAGCATGA
- a CDS encoding phage baseplate assembly protein V encodes MSLADEVAELRRRVADMVRRGVVEEVIPGSPVMVRVDIGDVLSPPLPWIQVQSGRYMQVSNYPAPGDAVTVISEAGDLRNGRVYPGANIDAIPVPEGSKYEHVILFDTGTEIRYDRKANALSITLAEGGSYKITGKGTLDGPVEITDTLTVHGKATMNTEAVVKADLTVGGEVSDYYGTMSQIRLVYNGHNHRGDSGGSTGQPGQQM; translated from the coding sequence ATGAGTCTGGCAGATGAAGTGGCAGAGTTACGCCGCAGGGTGGCGGATATGGTGCGGCGTGGGGTGGTGGAGGAAGTGATACCGGGTAGTCCGGTGATGGTTCGGGTGGATATCGGGGATGTGCTTTCGCCGCCGTTACCCTGGATTCAGGTGCAGTCCGGGCGCTACATGCAGGTCAGTAATTATCCGGCCCCCGGCGATGCCGTTACGGTGATATCGGAGGCGGGCGATCTGCGTAACGGTCGGGTGTATCCGGGGGCCAATATTGACGCTATCCCTGTCCCTGAGGGCAGTAAATACGAACATGTTATTTTGTTTGATACCGGAACGGAAATCCGTTACGACCGTAAGGCTAATGCCCTGTCCATCACGCTGGCTGAAGGCGGTAGCTATAAAATTACCGGCAAGGGAACCCTGGACGGTCCGGTAGAAATCACAGACACCCTGACCGTACATGGTAAAGCAACCATGAATACTGAAGCGGTAGTTAAGGCGGATCTGACGGTCGGTGGTGAGGTTTCTGATTATTACGGAACGATGAGTCAAATCCGGCTTGTCTATAACGGTCACAATCACCGGGGCGACAGTGGTGGCAGCACCGGACAGCCTGGTCAGCAAATGTAA
- a CDS encoding GPW/gp25 family protein — translation MIGIDSATGRYLHGNEHLRQSVTDILSTPVGSRVLLREYGSRLFSLLDNPQDDFTRVRIVRETATALERWEPRLTLRRVEVTWTGEGSAWLTLVGVNNETQDTIRLEEIKIGNVSGNH, via the coding sequence ATGATTGGTATTGATTCAGCCACCGGCAGATATCTGCACGGTAACGAACATCTGCGCCAGTCCGTCACCGATATTTTGTCAACGCCGGTCGGCAGCCGGGTACTGCTCAGGGAATACGGCAGCAGACTGTTCAGTCTGCTTGATAACCCACAGGATGATTTCACGCGGGTGAGAATTGTCCGTGAAACGGCAACCGCCCTTGAACGCTGGGAACCCCGCCTGACCCTCCGGCGGGTGGAGGTGACGTGGACAGGAGAAGGGAGCGCCTGGCTGACGCTTGTCGGGGTGAACAACGAAACTCAGGACACGATTCGACTCGAGGAGATAAAAATTGGCAATGTCTCAGGCAATCATTGA
- a CDS encoding baseplate assembly protein, giving the protein MAMSQAIIDLSAIPVPDAVEVPDTAMLVSQIVAKYQELDTLFSALVESDPAYKWAEALAFRVALMRQQINDAVRAVLLASAGGNDLDQVGANYQVQRLVITPADDSTIPPTPAVYEDDDAFRERIQLSWARLSTAGAKNAYHYFAQSADPDVLDVKAYGPETHSQEGRVFLYVLSRSGNGTASQPLLDKVAASVSDDETRPLTDFVSVRAAEIIPYDVVANIHIPYGLDGELVMANARKALQSYTDSVHRIGSVASRSGMDGALHQTGVITVNLTSPASDIVPAMGQAPWCRKVTLNKVETTDE; this is encoded by the coding sequence TTGGCAATGTCTCAGGCAATCATTGATCTGTCCGCGATACCGGTACCGGATGCTGTGGAAGTGCCGGATACCGCAATGCTCGTCTCTCAGATAGTGGCGAAGTATCAGGAGCTGGATACGTTGTTTTCAGCACTGGTGGAATCTGATCCTGCTTATAAATGGGCGGAGGCACTGGCTTTTCGGGTGGCGCTGATGCGCCAGCAAATAAATGATGCAGTTCGTGCAGTACTGCTTGCCAGTGCCGGAGGGAACGATCTGGATCAGGTTGGCGCGAATTATCAGGTACAGCGGCTGGTAATTACCCCTGCAGACGACAGCACCATTCCGCCCACGCCGGCGGTGTATGAAGATGATGACGCCTTTCGCGAACGCATTCAGTTGTCATGGGCACGGCTCAGCACCGCTGGCGCGAAAAATGCGTACCACTATTTTGCACAAAGTGCTGATCCTGATGTGCTGGATGTGAAAGCCTACGGGCCGGAAACGCATTCGCAGGAAGGGCGGGTTTTTCTTTATGTGTTATCCCGGTCAGGAAATGGCACCGCATCACAACCCCTGCTGGATAAGGTGGCAGCATCAGTCAGTGATGATGAAACCCGTCCCCTGACGGATTTTGTCAGTGTCCGGGCGGCAGAAATTATTCCCTACGACGTGGTGGCGAATATTCATATTCCCTACGGACTGGATGGTGAACTGGTAATGGCAAATGCCCGTAAGGCGCTGCAGTCTTACACTGACAGTGTCCACAGGATTGGTTCAGTGGCATCCCGTTCCGGCATGGATGGTGCACTGCACCAGACCGGGGTGATTACGGTGAATCTGACCTCTCCTGCCAGCGATATCGTTCCTGCGATGGGGCAGGCACCGTGGTGCCGTAAGGTAACACTGAACAAGGTGGAGACAACCGATGAATGA